The following proteins come from a genomic window of Gordonia westfalica:
- a CDS encoding DUF222 domain-containing protein, which yields MSNPWIDLPDEFHAGVDPAHPERSDTATHMERFRSIRHGEAYLAWSRYQSIATIYDQLVVNSDGGFFIDRYTEMVTRVCREDAITRYRADQWVGEALCLRDRLPKVATTLRDGILSRELIQTVIARTDLISDDAVIADLDTDIEHSLRSRKGAWSKLTLRDMVDRLVFRHDPDAVRERRRETLDKRGVWTDNFIDGTGEITGVMAAENIRIAEKAVKALADTVCAHDGRKRNQRNSDAMFALLTGTIFECQCGRDDCDAEIPDPAEVVRSVSTEIVIHVVTDAAVIEGAPGIGWVDGHGVVSDEHVRDLANRPDAIIKPVTPVRTPPVRVVADDASDASSTEVVFVYPGAQAADPYRPTTACAEFVRVRDGYCIEPGCPCSSFDSDLDHVTEYDRTNPARGGATSSENLNAKCRFGLLHKTFGDWIDLQYRDDDGRLVTEFVTPEGFTILGDAETLEDFFPNLRRIRYEQPPQAPPTPRVIAGDDTPPTTNRLASKHARRRAERARNRRERERREEIDGPPPF from the coding sequence GTGTCGAACCCGTGGATCGATCTACCGGACGAGTTCCATGCCGGGGTCGATCCTGCCCACCCCGAACGCTCCGACACCGCAACCCATATGGAACGGTTTCGGTCGATCCGCCACGGCGAAGCCTACCTGGCGTGGAGCCGCTACCAATCGATCGCCACCATCTACGACCAGCTCGTCGTCAACAGTGATGGCGGGTTCTTCATCGATCGCTACACCGAGATGGTGACCCGGGTGTGCCGTGAGGATGCGATCACCCGCTACCGGGCTGATCAGTGGGTGGGCGAAGCACTCTGTCTTCGAGACCGGCTGCCGAAAGTTGCGACCACGCTGCGTGACGGCATCCTGTCGCGGGAGTTGATCCAGACTGTCATCGCTCGTACCGACCTCATCTCCGATGATGCTGTGATCGCCGACCTCGACACCGACATCGAACACAGCTTGCGCAGCCGTAAAGGGGCGTGGTCGAAACTCACACTGCGTGACATGGTGGACCGCTTGGTGTTCCGGCACGATCCTGATGCGGTTCGGGAGCGTCGTCGCGAAACCTTGGACAAGCGCGGGGTGTGGACCGACAACTTCATCGACGGCACCGGCGAGATCACCGGTGTCATGGCCGCCGAGAACATCCGCATCGCCGAGAAAGCGGTGAAAGCGCTCGCCGACACCGTCTGCGCGCATGACGGTCGTAAACGCAACCAGCGCAATTCCGATGCCATGTTCGCGCTGTTGACCGGCACCATCTTCGAATGCCAGTGCGGGCGTGACGATTGTGACGCCGAGATCCCCGACCCCGCCGAGGTTGTCCGCTCGGTGAGCACCGAGATCGTCATCCACGTCGTCACCGACGCCGCCGTCATCGAGGGCGCCCCCGGTATCGGCTGGGTCGACGGCCACGGCGTCGTCTCCGACGAGCACGTCCGTGACCTCGCCAACCGGCCCGACGCCATCATCAAACCGGTCACCCCGGTCCGCACCCCGCCGGTCCGTGTTGTCGCCGACGACGCGAGCGACGCCTCGTCGACCGAGGTCGTCTTCGTATATCCGGGTGCGCAGGCGGCCGATCCGTATCGCCCGACCACCGCGTGTGCGGAGTTCGTGCGGGTGCGTGACGGGTACTGCATCGAACCCGGTTGCCCGTGTTCATCATTCGACTCCGACCTCGATCATGTCACCGAGTACGACCGCACCAACCCCGCCCGGGGTGGGGCGACGTCGAGTGAGAACCTCAACGCCAAGTGCCGGTTCGGGCTTTTACACAAGACCTTCGGGGACTGGATCGACCTGCAGTACCGCGACGACGACGGCCGGCTGGTCACGGAGTTCGTCACCCCGGAGGGTTTCACCATCCTCGGTGACGCCGAAACCCTCGAAGACTTCTTTCCCAACCTGCGACGAATCCGCTACGAACAGCCACCCCAGGCGCCACCGACCCCACGGGTCATCGCCGGGGATGACACCCCGCCCACCACCAACCGGCTTGCCAGCAAACACGCACGCCGGCGGGCCGAACGTGCCCGAAACCGGCGGGAGCGGGAACGGCGTGAGGAGATCGACGGACCTCCCCCGTTCTGA
- a CDS encoding anthrone oxygenase family protein, which translates to MDVLQDVLVTLTVVTAGLSAGVLAGFGYAVIPGLTRAGADVAVPAMHRMNSAILNPLFAIIFGGGVAFGAFGTWAVWDEGLRWWVLAATLLTLLGVVITMTVNVPANNRLDAAADARGEEAAQAWAEFTAVWVPWNIVRSVLTTAAVAVLVVGVLVGR; encoded by the coding sequence ATGGACGTACTGCAGGACGTACTGGTGACCCTCACGGTCGTGACCGCCGGACTCAGCGCCGGTGTGCTGGCAGGTTTCGGCTACGCCGTGATCCCCGGCCTGACCCGCGCCGGCGCCGATGTCGCGGTCCCGGCGATGCATCGAATGAACAGTGCCATCCTCAATCCGCTGTTCGCGATCATCTTCGGCGGGGGTGTGGCGTTCGGTGCGTTCGGTACCTGGGCCGTCTGGGATGAGGGTCTGCGCTGGTGGGTCCTGGCCGCGACCCTGCTCACGCTGCTCGGCGTCGTCATCACCATGACCGTCAACGTCCCGGCCAACAACCGCCTCGACGCCGCCGCCGACGCTCGCGGCGAGGAGGCCGCGCAAGCGTGGGCCGAGTTCACCGCGGTGTGGGTGCCGTGGAACATCGTGCGGTCGGTGCTCACCACCGCCGCGGTGGCGGTGTTGGTGGTCGGTGTGCTCGTGGGTCGGTGA
- a CDS encoding lytic transglycosylase domain-containing protein, which yields MGKHSKPRKKTRTPLWATALLPVGVLAGAATAGAELSHPTAAPEPNNIAKGVTAVAAPALTPAVNAHPVAPAPAPAPAPVIRPASVTSGAVPVTNYDAYKKAAATIADTAPRCGIDWKVIAGIGKVESHHADQGNVNPDGVLRSAIFGPVLDGSLAGNEVISDTDGGELDSDATHDRAVGPMQFLPSTWKAYAADGNGDGKSDPQNIFDAALTTARYLCDGDLDLRNPASLTTAILRYNNSMEYVNNVLGFARSY from the coding sequence TTGGGTAAGCATTCCAAGCCACGGAAGAAGACACGCACACCGCTATGGGCCACCGCCCTGCTCCCCGTCGGAGTCCTGGCGGGCGCGGCCACCGCAGGAGCCGAGCTGTCCCACCCGACAGCCGCCCCGGAGCCGAACAACATCGCCAAGGGCGTGACGGCTGTCGCGGCCCCGGCGCTCACCCCCGCCGTGAACGCCCACCCGGTCGCTCCGGCCCCGGCGCCGGCACCCGCCCCGGTCATCCGCCCGGCGAGCGTCACCTCCGGCGCGGTCCCCGTGACCAACTACGACGCCTACAAGAAGGCCGCCGCCACGATCGCCGACACCGCCCCGCGCTGCGGCATCGACTGGAAGGTCATCGCCGGCATCGGCAAGGTCGAGTCCCATCATGCCGACCAGGGCAACGTCAACCCCGACGGCGTGCTGCGCAGCGCCATCTTCGGTCCCGTCCTCGACGGCTCGCTCGCCGGCAACGAGGTCATCAGCGACACCGACGGCGGAGAGCTCGACAGCGACGCGACCCACGACCGCGCAGTCGGCCCCATGCAGTTCCTGCCGTCGACCTGGAAGGCCTACGCCGCCGACGGCAACGGTGACGGAAAGTCCGACCCGCAGAACATCTTCGACGCCGCGCTGACCACCGCGCGCTACCTGTGCGACGGGGACCTGGACCTGCGCAACCCGGCGTCCCTGACCACCGCCATCCTGCGGTACAACAACTCGATGGAGTACGTGAACAACGTCCTCGGGTTCGCCCGCTCCTACTGA
- the purS gene encoding phosphoribosylformylglycinamidine synthase subunit PurS — protein sequence MARVVVDVMPKAEILDPQGQAIVGALGRLGFAGIGDVRQGKRFELEVDDTVDDATLERIAEELLTNTVIENFNVSRVAE from the coding sequence ATGGCGCGAGTGGTGGTCGACGTGATGCCCAAAGCCGAGATTCTCGACCCGCAGGGGCAGGCCATCGTCGGCGCCCTGGGCCGGCTCGGGTTCGCGGGTATCGGCGACGTCCGTCAGGGCAAGCGTTTCGAACTCGAGGTCGACGACACCGTCGACGACGCAACCCTGGAGCGCATCGCCGAAGAGTTGCTGACCAACACGGTCATCGAGAACTTCAACGTCTCCCGGGTCGCGGAGTAG
- a CDS encoding MarR family winged helix-turn-helix transcriptional regulator translates to MSEESPCAHGADQSIEAASSALVAFLDRLLDLGRPETMESLAATDITFSQLRVLCALGSHEGPMPVNAIAEQVQLSLAAAGRTVDKLVGCGLADRREDSADRRIKRVSLTHGGMRYLETHLALQHETVRRFVAGLPAELRDNLCSALRPIVDDAVDHFCLTGSIDRKHTA, encoded by the coding sequence GTGTCCGAGGAATCCCCGTGCGCTCACGGCGCCGACCAATCGATCGAGGCCGCTTCGTCGGCGCTCGTCGCGTTCCTCGACCGGCTCCTCGACCTCGGCCGGCCCGAGACCATGGAGAGTCTCGCCGCCACCGACATCACCTTCTCCCAGCTGAGGGTGCTCTGCGCCCTCGGCAGCCACGAGGGTCCGATGCCGGTCAACGCCATCGCCGAGCAGGTTCAACTGTCCCTCGCGGCCGCGGGCCGGACGGTCGACAAGCTGGTCGGCTGCGGTTTGGCCGATCGTCGCGAGGACTCGGCCGACCGTCGGATCAAGCGCGTCTCACTCACCCACGGCGGCATGCGCTACCTCGAGACCCATCTGGCACTGCAGCACGAGACCGTACGACGGTTCGTGGCCGGCCTGCCCGCCGAACTCCGGGACAACCTGTGTTCGGCGCTGCGACCCATCGTCGACGACGCCGTCGATCACTTCTGCCTGACCGGATCTATCGATAGGAAACACACCGCATGA
- a CDS encoding DHA2 family efflux MFS transporter permease subunit — MTSSTGGHLHEGPPDTKLDRNVLMVAGVVVLGAIMSILDVTVVAVAQNTFQQEFNTDAAGAAWTATGYTLALAAVIPLSSWAASRFGTKKVYLVSLVLFTLGSVLCALAPSIGALVAFRVIQGLGGGMLMPVGMMMLTKAAGPERVGSVMAVLGIPMLLGPISGPILGGVLIEQLSWHWIFLINVPIGIGALVFSWIVLRDDAETTRSSIDVVGLLLLSPGLALFLFGISSSAEHRTFVSGQVLIPTIIGAILIVAFIFHALRKKNPLLDLKLFKNRTLSIAVLTMVLFMIAFFGAALLFPQYFIGVRGESTLAAGLLLAPQGIGAMLTMPIAGKLTDKMGPGKFVLVGIVLILLGMATFTMLGADTSYWLICGSLFVQGLGMGMTMMPIMSAALATLSNAQVPDGSTLMNVIQQAATSIGTAVISVILASSLASKPEAGLAIMANTSDKPLPPGVPDPLPESFFDTAADVFSNTFVVSVVLIVLTLIPAFFLPRKKIASPLTEEDLDRGPIMMH; from the coding sequence ATGACATCCTCCACCGGAGGCCATCTCCACGAAGGTCCGCCGGACACGAAGCTGGACCGCAATGTCCTGATGGTCGCCGGCGTGGTCGTTCTCGGCGCGATCATGTCGATTCTCGACGTCACCGTCGTGGCCGTCGCGCAGAACACCTTCCAGCAGGAGTTCAACACCGACGCCGCCGGCGCCGCCTGGACCGCGACCGGTTACACCCTCGCCCTGGCCGCAGTCATCCCGCTGTCGAGCTGGGCGGCGTCGCGGTTCGGCACCAAGAAGGTCTATCTCGTCTCATTGGTGCTGTTCACCCTGGGTTCCGTCCTGTGTGCGCTGGCGCCGAGCATCGGCGCGCTGGTCGCGTTCCGCGTGATCCAGGGTCTCGGCGGCGGCATGCTGATGCCGGTCGGCATGATGATGCTGACCAAGGCCGCCGGTCCGGAACGAGTGGGTTCGGTCATGGCAGTCCTCGGTATCCCGATGCTCCTCGGCCCGATCTCGGGTCCCATCCTCGGCGGCGTCCTCATCGAGCAGCTGAGCTGGCACTGGATCTTCCTGATCAACGTCCCCATCGGAATCGGTGCCCTGGTCTTCTCCTGGATCGTCCTGCGCGACGATGCGGAGACCACGCGCTCGTCGATCGACGTCGTCGGTCTGCTCCTCCTGTCGCCGGGCCTGGCGCTGTTCCTGTTCGGCATCTCCTCGAGCGCGGAACACCGGACCTTCGTCAGCGGGCAGGTGCTGATCCCGACGATCATCGGCGCGATCCTCATCGTGGCGTTCATCTTCCACGCGCTGCGCAAGAAGAACCCGCTCCTCGATCTGAAGCTGTTCAAGAACCGCACGCTGAGCATCGCGGTGCTCACCATGGTGCTGTTCATGATCGCGTTCTTCGGTGCGGCACTGCTGTTCCCGCAGTACTTCATCGGCGTCCGCGGCGAGTCCACCCTGGCGGCGGGCCTGCTCCTGGCGCCGCAGGGCATCGGCGCCATGCTGACCATGCCGATCGCCGGCAAACTCACCGACAAGATGGGTCCCGGCAAGTTCGTGCTCGTCGGCATCGTGTTGATCCTGCTCGGCATGGCGACGTTCACCATGCTCGGCGCGGACACCTCGTACTGGCTGATCTGCGGTTCGCTGTTCGTCCAGGGCCTCGGCATGGGTATGACGATGATGCCGATCATGTCCGCGGCGCTCGCCACGCTGAGCAACGCGCAGGTGCCCGACGGGTCGACGCTGATGAACGTCATCCAGCAGGCGGCCACCTCGATCGGCACCGCGGTGATCTCGGTGATCCTCGCCAGCAGCCTGGCGAGCAAGCCGGAGGCAGGTCTCGCAATCATGGCGAACACCTCCGACAAGCCGCTGCCCCCGGGTGTCCCGGACCCGCTGCCGGAGTCGTTCTTCGACACCGCTGCCGACGTGTTCTCCAACACCTTCGTAGTGTCGGTCGTACTGATCGTGCTCACGTTGATCCCGGCGTTCTTCCTGCCCCGCAAGAAGATCGCGTCGCCGCTCACCGAAGAGGACCTGGACCGCGGTCCGATCATGATGCACTGA
- a CDS encoding PQQ-binding-like beta-propeller repeat protein, translating into MLSGGKYQVDNSEYAYGELREYHRAPSIAWTLVGHEDLPDYRDEVTIQVADTSDEGWLIAYPSGLGRSFTMVDRRNGRLLWDAPVNAGQGDCAFNEAGQVGCAVQLGTPLDDGFYLVDDTGHPTQTSEYLDTKKVVGLGNNFLRVNRVGHQVSLNTPAGKSIWARTFAAPVIDIEVTGDIVVVKTADASQYLVNPTNGDNRIACDQCDITLYPTGVAVEHQDYNAERVATYATINGRVDPDPVDDSEGLQVESGPSTLPLLTASNRIFADRGEYEVRDPARRGALWRISDRELSKSGAIACGSLVNFGRLDGSRTTYALDDGKHIGSGPPPGPEQPILANPACIGSTGTTMILSNQGQLTALTPENTVAWEQGIGSPGLIKVVEGFIVLSEGATMSVLRPN; encoded by the coding sequence GTGCTCTCCGGCGGTAAGTACCAGGTCGACAACTCCGAGTACGCATACGGGGAATTGCGCGAGTACCACCGTGCGCCGTCCATCGCCTGGACCCTCGTCGGCCACGAGGATCTGCCCGACTATCGCGACGAGGTCACCATCCAGGTCGCCGACACGTCGGACGAGGGGTGGCTCATCGCCTACCCGTCCGGCCTCGGCCGCTCGTTCACGATGGTGGACCGCCGCAACGGTCGCCTGCTCTGGGATGCGCCCGTGAACGCCGGCCAGGGCGACTGCGCCTTCAACGAAGCCGGACAGGTCGGGTGCGCCGTCCAGCTCGGCACGCCGCTCGACGACGGCTTCTATCTCGTCGACGACACCGGACACCCGACGCAGACCTCCGAGTACCTGGACACCAAGAAGGTCGTGGGGCTCGGCAACAACTTCCTCCGCGTGAATCGCGTGGGCCACCAGGTCTCCCTGAACACACCCGCCGGGAAATCCATCTGGGCACGCACCTTCGCCGCCCCGGTCATCGACATCGAGGTCACCGGCGACATCGTCGTCGTCAAGACCGCCGACGCCAGCCAGTACCTGGTGAACCCGACGAACGGCGACAACCGCATCGCCTGCGACCAGTGCGACATCACCCTCTATCCGACGGGCGTCGCCGTCGAGCACCAGGACTACAACGCCGAGCGGGTCGCCACCTACGCGACGATCAACGGTCGAGTCGACCCGGACCCCGTCGACGACTCGGAAGGACTGCAGGTCGAGTCCGGACCGTCGACGCTGCCGCTGCTGACCGCATCCAACCGCATCTTCGCCGACCGTGGGGAGTACGAGGTACGCGATCCCGCCCGCCGCGGCGCGCTCTGGCGGATCAGCGACCGGGAACTGTCGAAATCGGGAGCCATCGCCTGCGGGTCGCTGGTCAACTTCGGACGCCTCGACGGGTCACGGACCACGTACGCACTCGACGACGGCAAACACATCGGCAGCGGTCCACCGCCCGGTCCGGAGCAGCCCATCCTGGCCAATCCCGCCTGTATCGGGTCCACGGGCACCACCATGATCCTGTCGAATCAGGGCCAGCTGACCGCCCTGACGCCGGAGAACACGGTGGCCTGGGAACAGGGCATCGGCTCACCCGGATTGATCAAAGTCGTCGAGGGATTCATCGTCCTGAGCGAGGGCGCCACGATGTCCGTTCTGCGCCCGAATTGA
- the purQ gene encoding phosphoribosylformylglycinamidine synthase subunit PurQ, which yields MTARIGVITFPGTLDDVDAARAVRLAGAEPVALWHGDADLKGVDAVIVPGGFSYGDYLRAGAIARFAPVMGSVIEAAGKGMPVLGICNGFQVLCEAGLLPGALTRNEGLHFICRDEWLRVENNTTAWTTRFERGADILIPLKSGEGRYVASERKLEELEGEGLIVFTYPERNPNGSALDIAGISSPNGRIVGLMPHPEHATEALTGPSDDGLGLFYSAIDSVLASV from the coding sequence ATGACTGCACGTATCGGGGTCATCACCTTCCCCGGCACCCTCGACGACGTCGACGCCGCTCGCGCGGTCCGTCTCGCCGGTGCCGAGCCCGTCGCGCTGTGGCACGGCGACGCCGATCTGAAGGGTGTCGACGCGGTCATCGTGCCGGGCGGCTTCTCCTACGGCGACTACCTCCGTGCCGGTGCCATCGCGCGTTTCGCGCCGGTGATGGGATCGGTCATTGAGGCGGCGGGCAAGGGCATGCCGGTTCTGGGTATCTGCAACGGATTCCAGGTCCTGTGCGAGGCCGGTCTGCTGCCGGGTGCGCTCACCCGCAATGAGGGTCTGCACTTCATCTGCCGCGACGAGTGGCTGCGCGTGGAGAACAACACCACGGCGTGGACGACCCGTTTCGAGCGGGGCGCGGACATCCTCATCCCGCTGAAGTCGGGCGAGGGTCGCTACGTGGCGTCGGAGCGCAAGCTCGAAGAGCTCGAGGGCGAAGGCCTCATCGTGTTCACCTACCCGGAGCGCAATCCCAACGGGTCGGCACTCGACATCGCGGGGATCTCCAGCCCGAACGGCCGGATCGTCGGACTCATGCCGCATCCCGAGCATGCGACCGAAGCCCTCACGGGCCCCAGCGACGACGGTCTGGGACTGTTCTACTCCGCGATCGACTCAGTGCTCGCCTCGGTCTGA
- a CDS encoding glutathione peroxidase: MGNIKDIPVTSLDGSDASLKDFGGPLLIVNVASKCGLTPQYEGLEQLAKTYGEKGLTVVGVPCNQFMGQEPGTAEEIATFCSTSYGVTFPLLEKTDVNGDGRHPLYAELTRHADADGEAGDIQWNFEKFLVNADGEVVNRFRPRTEPTDPTVVAAIESVL, encoded by the coding sequence ATGGGCAACATCAAGGACATCCCGGTCACTTCTCTCGACGGTTCCGACGCCTCGCTGAAGGATTTCGGCGGGCCGCTCCTCATCGTCAACGTCGCCAGCAAGTGCGGCCTCACCCCGCAGTACGAAGGTCTCGAGCAGCTCGCGAAGACCTATGGCGAGAAGGGCCTCACCGTCGTCGGCGTCCCATGCAACCAGTTCATGGGCCAGGAGCCCGGCACCGCCGAGGAGATCGCGACCTTCTGTTCGACCTCCTACGGCGTCACGTTCCCGCTGCTGGAGAAGACCGATGTCAACGGCGACGGCCGTCATCCGCTGTATGCCGAGCTGACCCGCCACGCCGACGCCGACGGTGAGGCCGGCGACATCCAGTGGAACTTCGAGAAGTTCCTCGTCAACGCCGACGGCGAGGTCGTGAACCGTTTCCGTCCGCGCACCGAGCCCACCGACCCGACCGTGGTCGCCGCCATCGAATCCGTGCTCTGA
- a CDS encoding M18 family aminopeptidase — protein MSARPKISTNASAAGLGEFIDASPSPFHVCATVARELENAGYTRLSEEQAWPAAVSAASSKSYVVRGGSIIAWETGGGPAFRIVGGHTDSPNLRLKQHPDLMSAGLAMIALEPYGGAWLNSWLDRDLGLSGRLAYRSGDRVAHTLVHVTEAVVRVPQLAIHLSEDRKGVSPDPQRHVNGLWGLDGGTPDVLGWVAEYAGIDPDALLGWELMTHDIAPSAVIGAAENLLSAPRLDNQGTCYAGLRALLDGSSSTHTRVLALFDHEEVGSGSERGAASDFLASICERIVLARGGSRSDYLQAMAASVCLSGDMAHATHPNYPERHEPGHRISIGGGPVLKVNQNLRYASDALGEAIFAMACDDAGVPMQRYVHRADLPCGSTIGPITATRTGLTTIDVGAPQLAMHSARELMGAADVPMYSAALQAFLAQ, from the coding sequence GTGAGCGCCAGACCGAAGATCTCCACGAACGCGTCGGCGGCCGGCCTCGGGGAGTTCATCGACGCCTCGCCGTCACCCTTCCATGTCTGCGCCACCGTCGCCCGCGAGCTCGAGAATGCGGGATACACAAGGCTTTCCGAAGAGCAGGCGTGGCCCGCGGCGGTCAGCGCGGCGTCGTCGAAGTCCTATGTCGTCCGCGGCGGCTCGATCATCGCCTGGGAAACCGGTGGCGGTCCGGCGTTCCGCATCGTCGGCGGGCACACCGACAGCCCGAATCTCCGGCTGAAGCAGCACCCCGACCTCATGTCGGCCGGGCTGGCGATGATCGCGCTCGAACCCTATGGTGGCGCCTGGCTCAATTCATGGCTCGATCGTGATCTCGGACTGTCCGGGCGACTCGCCTACCGGTCGGGGGATCGCGTGGCGCACACGCTCGTCCACGTGACCGAGGCCGTCGTCCGGGTGCCGCAGTTGGCGATCCATCTGTCCGAGGACCGCAAGGGAGTCTCGCCGGATCCGCAGCGGCACGTCAACGGACTCTGGGGCCTCGATGGCGGGACTCCCGACGTCCTCGGCTGGGTGGCGGAGTATGCCGGCATCGACCCGGACGCGCTGCTGGGCTGGGAGCTGATGACCCACGACATCGCACCGTCGGCGGTGATCGGCGCGGCCGAGAATCTGCTCAGCGCACCGCGTCTGGACAATCAGGGCACCTGCTATGCAGGCCTGCGGGCGCTACTCGACGGCTCCTCGTCGACGCACACGCGTGTACTGGCACTGTTCGACCACGAAGAGGTCGGCAGCGGTTCCGAACGCGGTGCCGCATCGGACTTCCTGGCCTCGATCTGCGAGCGGATCGTGTTGGCGCGCGGCGGTTCTCGCTCCGATTACCTACAGGCGATGGCTGCGAGCGTGTGCCTGTCGGGAGACATGGCGCACGCGACGCACCCGAACTATCCCGAACGGCACGAGCCCGGCCATCGGATCTCGATCGGCGGCGGGCCGGTGCTCAAGGTGAACCAGAATCTGCGTTACGCCTCGGATGCATTGGGAGAGGCCATCTTCGCAATGGCCTGTGACGACGCCGGCGTGCCGATGCAGCGGTACGTCCATCGCGCGGATCTGCCCTGCGGGTCGACGATCGGACCGATCACCGCGACCCGCACGGGACTCACCACGATCGACGTCGGGGCTCCGCAGCTCGCGATGCACTCGGCGCGGGAACTGATGGGCGCCGCCGACGTGCCGATGTATTCCGCTGCGCTGCAGGCTTTTCTGGCTCAGTAG